aaaaaagtttaaaaaaattcatactaaGCTAGTTTGTTCAGTAAGGAATAATATTTATCCAAGATGATATTTCATTAAGAAAATTTATATATAATGAAGGCAATAAGACTCAGAAATTCGCCACGATTATAATAAATTGCCcttgtttgataatttatacGTGTTATgattaaaactgtttaaatttATACATTATACAGTGTCGTgactagaaaaaaatttgcatttgtcACTTTGGTGTTTTGCCGGCGCGGTATCACAATACTTGAGTATGGTTGATTATAAACACTCTAACCGATACTTGCAGTTACAAACCTCCTAGTTTTCAAATTGACCTGGtttatgataaagaaaaaataaaactttccgGTTGTCATTGTAACATCGGGACTGTATACAGAATCTGTTTGAATAAGTGATATTGGAAACCGAAGTAAGACGAGATCTGATGAGTACATATGAATTCGAAAAAATTTTAGACACCAGCCGAGGACGAATcgaaaattaatttgaaaaaagaacgCACCCACTTTTCTTTAAGCAAATAAGGTaaggaaagaaagtaaaagggTTCCCTACTTTTGCACCTAAATAGGAAAGTTGAAGACATTTCAAGCAAGAATTTAAAAGTTGATTCGATTACTTTACTTATAACTTCTTACCCTCCTTTCGAGTCATTCGATCGTCTCCTATCAAAACCACGACTTCCCATCGGTATCAAGCAGTGCTCGCTCTCTGTTAAGTAAGTTGCAGCTCTTGATTTCAACCTAAATATCGAACGATTCGCCAAGGATTATCATTCGTGAGAACTGAAAACAACCTAACCGGAAGCACTTCCGGAAAGTCCTTTGTCACCAGTTTCCCCCGGAAAACTTGAATTAATCTCGTGCCAGTCTTAATAAAGTGGCTTGGATACTCGCTCAGGCCAGGCAAGCAAGCATGTGTACAGTAGCTAGCGGGCCGCTGTGTGGCATCACATAGCTTGTGTATTCCAGAGTGTAGCCTGACCACGCACCCCATTGCAGTACTACCGGATGTTTCTTCGCACGAAAAGCGGATAAAATGTAATGACAATGGGCTCAGTCAAACGATCCATAAATGACCACTTAGGAAATGGCCACTTGGGAACGACAGCAATAACGACTTCAAAGATACGCGATAATCTAACCGACGCCTAATCAGACGCCGACGCCTAATCAGACGCCTAGTCAGATTATGTAGTCAGTGGGTGGATGATGAGGGCGATGGTTGTTTTCATAAAGCAAAGCTATTGCTCACAAGTTTTACATGGCCAATTTTGCCGTTAATTGCTTTAAACCGGTGAGAATTATATTCCACGAGAGGTTCACTTTGTGGTGCAGTGGTGACGAGACCATACCTTTGGCCCAGAAATAATGTTTCGAAGCGCTCTGAGTCTCGCGCCAATCATTCGTATAGAGGAAAGATCAATAAACATGAACACAAGAACGAAAAATACTCGACAAAGTATCATATTAATCACTACTCACTCACAACCAGATTTTTATGCCAACTTTGCGAGTATTTACATTTCGCGCTAGGTAGATCGGATTTTGTTCCTTTTGCGCCTTAAAAGCTGAATAATCTCCTACAATTTGCCTTTACGTTAGCTGCTGTATTGTAGATACGAATTAATTCTTTTGTGTAGTTATTTGGTGAATATACTTGAAATATAGTTAACAAACCTTGCGCTAAATAATTcagattttgttgtttgttttctctgtgGCTTGGTGGTAGAGTATTGGAGCGCAGAATTATATAGGGTGTGCGGTTCGATTCCTTATtgggactcaaaatttttcaatatttgtgaAAGGCGCGCAACTTTGCCTCAATGAagagttcattttttaaattaacgcTGTAAAGGGTAGTTTGGAAGCAGGAAAACGGTCAAAACTGAAAGCTACCGaagcttaaattttttccaaaaaatagcCTATGCAAggaaaaaagtaatgaaaattaaacagaCCCTGCGATAAGTTGTAAACAATGATTGACATGACTTAAATTGAggacttttcttattttttctcagttgatTTTTGTTGAAAGACCCACAAATAcatgaaagagttaaaaaagatttatttacgtagttttttttgtgtgtgaaaaGGTACTATtcacataatttaaaaaatcaattttctcttAGTTTAAGAAACAAATATTCCATGAAGGAAAATATCTACTCTTAGAGCTTATCAGCTATGACAGGTAGCTCACAGTCGTTTAATAGGTCGTAAAGATCTCCTACAGTTAGTGGACGTCTTTTTGCAATGTAATTCAAGGCAGCATCAACTGGATTCAAGGTGCGCTGGTCAAGGAAACGAATTTCGTCTGGGGTCAGCCCTAGTTTTTCGGCAAAAAGCTTCCACTTGTCTGAAACTACAGAAATAAATACGCTTTATCAACACAACTGGTTTTTGAGATAGTACAAGTACATTCGTCATCTTTTACTTTACATATTTTGCGAGTTTTGTCGAACGCTACCAtaaaagcttaaaataaaaCTGGCTTATACTTCCAACCTATAAAACCTATTTTACTAATAAAATGTGAAAAGTTCATATGCTTTGTTTTATAGCCTTACCACTTAGGGCAACGGTGAGCTTGCTCAGCTGGCTGATAGGTATTTGTTGAATGGGAAGTCTCTCAGACAACAGAGGAGCTAgcaaaaagaaataagatatgtatataaaaaaataatgaaatccaAAAGCACAACACCTAACAACCCAAAAAGGTCGGGTTCaagaataaaatgttcaaaatgaacaaagacGCAACTGCGGGACAGTATATCTACAGTGACAGGAAAGCGCTCACTTTGTCTCCAGGCAGTTCACGCTTAAATGGGAGTTTATAGTCTTGAGTAAATTGACTGCAAAATCCGTTCACATTGAAAATTGTTGTAGACTCTAAAGAAAAAGTCACGCTTATTAGGAACACATGAATTTCAACACGCTGAAACAGTGGCAAATAACCCTCTTCCAATTAAGTCACCTTATGATATGACGTTAAGTTCGAGAAACTTACTCTTTGCGTCACCGCAATTATGTTAGTTTTCGTCTCTCCATTTAGTTGTTATCTTGTAGTGTCGTAAGTTTGAAAATCTGAATGTCGCGAAAGTCTTATGCTGTAAGATTTGAAAACCTGACAGAAGGGCGAATCcgtaatgtacatgaaaaacatTTGGTTTACAAACAGAGCCAATACGACTTTAAATGTTCTGATATATTATATAGGATAACCCATGACCATCGAGGAATAAGTCTGTACTGTACTCGGAATggatatatatttctttttctcagagCAATATTTCGACTGCATAAAAATGACCTCTTGGTAAATTTGAGTTTTTACACCGTAGGGAAAGTTTTGAAAGCGAACCTACCTGTGATCCCTGCTGGCACAAGACTTCTCAGCTCTTTAATCACATCATAGCGGCCCTCGATGTTAGCCTTTTTGGCCAAGTAACGAGTCAGCTTCATTTTATCAGGGTCGGGATCTCGCAAAACAACTTGGTCCAGATTGAATTTGTCCTTCAGTTGTTGTACAACATCTTTGCAATCATTCGACGGTGACAAAAGGGAGTCTAGAATCTCAACAGGAACAGAAAGGGTTCCATCTTTATATCCTAAGGATACAAGTTTATGAAAACTTGAAGAATGTGTGACATCATAACTATCTAGCCAGGTCCTCAGCGCCTTGGAATAGACTAATTTGAGAACCGCGCAATTGCGTACGCAAACACGACCATTTGAGAGTGACAAAGTGGATTCACTTTGAGTGAATATAAAAGGATACTTCAAGCATCATGAGAACCTGCACTTACTCTTAACCAGTATGAAAAATGGCTTTGAAATATTGTTCATAAACAACTAGGCAGAGTGATTTGAGATTTTGGTGCATTGTAGACGATAAACTGCGTCGATTGTCTTAAACATGCAATTCTAGGAAGGAAGCTCACCTGTATCCAAAGACAAAATGTTCTCACAGTAGTTACTGCATGACACCTATGATATATAAAAAAGGGAGAGGACTGAAAAATTTTCTCACATTTCACGATCTGAGAATTATAAAATTGTGGTTCAAAAATGGCCAGAATATATAATGATATCATGCTTTGTTGTTACCACACTGCGTTTTGATAATTTGTTGACCTttacataaaatatattctgGCAATGATGTGATCACATCTCTTACACTCCCAAAACTCTTCGGAAATTCTGCAAGAATCAGACATATTCCAAAGagccttttcaatttctttgtctTTAAAGATTGAAAACTATGTTAATACACTCCCTGATTTACGATGTATATGCCTTAGCTAAATTATATTATTTGACCTGCAATAGTAGAGTTACTTGTTTTTTCTGCAGCTTCGTAATGATAATTACCTGATCATCCTGAGGTGGAAACCAAGGAGCCCAGCGCTCAGGGCTGAATCTACTATTATGCGCACACACCGATTTGTCGCAAAAGACTTCCCCCTTAGAAGCAAACAAATCAGACTGGGACCAAAAGTGAAGGCAGTCCTCTTCTTTGCAATCTAGACTCTGATGCTTATCGCAGTAGTCATTGGCACTTTGTTCACGGCAAACCGGGCAGATGATACCCATTGTGTATCTCATACTGTTCAACCAGCAGAACTGATTGCGCATGCACTCCAGAATCAAACCAAACTGTCTACAGATGACACGGGCACACGTTAATTCATGTTCTTTATAACAGATATCCATCGACCTCTGGTACCGTAAAGCATTTCCTAATCCGTCGTCTACACTCCCACGATGATAGACAACCTCAATGTAACACGAGTGACAAAGAAGAATCACAGAGTCTCCAGCATCTTTTGACAGAAAAAACCTGACAAAGCTGTGGTACATCTTTGGTTTTGCTGAGCtccaaaacatttcttttcccCAAAGAAAAAACTGCAGCACTAGTCGAGGAAATAAGCCAGAAGGCACTTTACCAGATTCAAATTTGAGAACAAGAGAAGGCATATGTGCAGTTGACACCAAGTTCATGACAGCTTCTGGTGGATGTGACTTCAGCATTGATGGTACCAGGTATTGTTTATTGCCGGAAACATCAGGTAAGGGCCATGAACATAGCAGACTAAATCTCTCCATTATTGCAATTAAGCTTTCAGATGGTTCTTTGTGGAGAATCAAAGGTTTCCAGACATGTTCCAAAAGCTTTTCCTCCAAGATTCCTTCCTTTTCGAGCCTACACCATAGGTCTACAAATGGCTTTTCTTTCCAGTGGTAGGGTTTTACAGTTATCACCTTTTTGAAAACGTCTATCAACCACTGAGTATCTAGGACCACCATATCTTTCAGCTCTGCTGTGTCATCAAAATGGATCAAGATTCTTAGGTCATGCAGAAAGTTGAGCAGCGTCTTAAACTCATCTTTACTCTCGATTTCGCATTGATCAGATGCAACGCACTTTGCTTTAGCAAGTGAAATCCACTTCTGCCCTTCTTTCTTCATGCATTCAAGTGTCTTTTCGTACTTTAACCACTTAACAGGAATTACTTCTTTAACATGTGGCAATTCCTTGGAAACAGAAAGAACATCCTGTCTTAAGCGCTTGACTTCTTGACACTCAGACTCACTGCCTGACTTTGTATTATCCACACAATACACGTCAAACAAATGGGTACCAAAGGGTCTCTCTTTCAATGTCCCATAAACTTCATTCGCAATTTCAAATGGGTCTCTGCCATGATAAGGTTTATCAGCGTGGGTGCAGACTAAAAAAACGACTGGAAGTTGCTGGGGAAGAACATCAGAACCAGGTTCTAGATCCTGCCCATGGCTTGGGTGTTGAAAGGCTAAGGACGCCAATGAATTCATCCAGAAATCTAGATAATCCAAGTTAGTTTTCAGGTTGAAACTGTCTTGGGATTTTTTGTACACTCCCTGCTTCACGAGAGGCTTAGCCTTTTCGTCTGGATTTTGGCTGAGGTCATAAACAAGAAAGTAAATTGCTCTTGCAGTGAGAAAGAGGGGATGTGTCACATAATAAACGGACTGTCCGGCAAAATCCCACAGAATTGAGTAGATATCttcatcttctttttcctcGAGTTTAAGTTTGCGTTCAATTCTTGAAGCAATTTCTTGAAATTCTGATTCTTGTTCTGGAGTGAGATAAAGTAAATTTTCTTCTGGTTTCTGGTCAGGAGCCTCTCCTATCGCTTTGAGAATTTCACCCGTGCTATGTTCAGTGGATAAACGAGCCTCTGTTGACTCGATTTCCTCTGGGCCAACTGTTTTGTCACTGGGGATTGCCTCCAAGAGATCATCAGTTTCTTCAAGATCATAGTCTCCTTCATCAGCAATGTGTTCTCGTCTAAACTCAGAGACAGTTTGTATCTTCTTCAACGTATTAGCAGCCAACTGTGCTACGTTTTCTTCAAATGAAATAGCTTCTTCATCAACGTCTCCTTCTTCATTCTTTTTCCCTGTCGTCCACATTTCTGTTGTCACTTGAAAATGGTAACGATCTAAGTCGATGCCCACTGTGCTCTCCTCTTCTGGGTCGAAACACATTCCCTTTAGCGATTTCTTCAAGCTAGTCTTTCCAGATCGGTCTTGTCCAACCAACATCAATGGTACTCTTCTGTCACAGATTTTTCCTTCGTCCAATGCGTCATAGTAGGCTTTTAAGGCTGAAGGGCCCCTTGCAAGGATCTCCGGAGGAACTGCATTTTCGAAGGCAACAGAACATCATCATGTAGATTAGATCCAATGAAAAAATTTCGTAATAACAAccataatatataaataaataaataatgaatgtaTGATGAAAAAGCTAGAATTAATAGAAAGAACACTTCTTTATGAGAGGTCAAGAGAAATGGTGTCACGCTCAGAGTCAAAGCAGAATATTAAGTCCGATGGTTCTAACTAAAGTTTTTCGTGAGGAAAAAGAAGTTGATTGCCATTTTATGCTATGTATGTTGATATACGATACTTCTTAATACAAAAATCAGAATATTCGCTAAGAGAACAATGGCTACCCAGAATAAGGTCCTATTTGAAAGAAAAGGTACTGCAATCTCCCAAATTATTTGTGGGCTTCTTCTAGGTCTCATTGGCACTATTTTCGCTGTGATGCCTTTAATAACTAAGGTAGATGGTTGATACCTCATCATGAGACATAAAGACGAGTTTAAACCAATTCTCTGACCCAGCTCCTTTGAGATTATGCACTGATTGCAATGCAGGCTTGGGACTTTTCTCTATTAAtatttgtgatgtttttgtaTGAAGACATAGCTCAATTTAGGAATCCGGCGTTAAAATGGATAAAATTGGTATGGAATCCGATGCTTTTTCATGTCGACGAGATACACGAAAAGGCAGCATGTGTTTTCTAACCTGTTCTTGTTGATccagtttctttcatttcccGCACGACATAGCCTTGAATTTCCTTTACAAATTCAAGAAATGCAGGCAACTTTTGAACTATGATTTCCGGTTGCCAATCTGAGCTACTAAGGAGTTTGTCGCACTCTTCGCTGTGTAGATGGAGGTCGGTCTACCCATTGGAAACAGAGAAAGATAGAGTTAGGACTCGACAGTGTGTTCTTCAGAAAATATGCCATTATTTGTAAAATTCATGAGATTCAAAgtagtaaaaaattaaatgttacCGATTctctgtttgtttcatttcctgAAGGGTCAGTCCACCATGAGTTCTCCTGCGAAATTATGGCAGAGAATCCTGGACGCGTACTGTACATTTTTCGCTTACAGCAACGCTTATGGAGTAAGTGAAATCCCTCAGGAAAATTGTGATCTGGAAGACGTAATCCGAAGGCATCTTCATCTGTCCAAGTTAATCGAGAAAGGTATGTGGACAAAGTGCGTCTCACTTCGATTTTCGGAACGTCTCCTCTTTCAACAGCATAATCTATGGGAAGATAAATGTTTCACAGTATTTACTTTTGTGCAATATTTTTAGAGgtagaaaataaacaatttatcaTGCAAAAATCATAGAGCTGTATCATCGTGAGATGGGAAGGATTCAGAGCGAACTTCATTCCAAAGCAATTCGTTATAAATTAAACACACACGTGGCccttttcggtttttttctgttttgagttATTGCTGAGCAGCGTTGTTGCGCATCGACATCTGACCAGGACGTGGTGCGTGATGGAATAAGTGATACGAGATTCGGATTGTTGAGacgctgaaaataaaaaattgtcattttcacaTATTAGATATAACCACTGGTCTTTATGAAGGTGCGACGTTTAATCGCGTCAAAAGTCTACTTGGTAACGATGACAGTAAAATGGGAAGGACGAATACATGGTTAAAAGATTGATGGATGAATGTTGTATCGATGAATGAAGGAcgtcattggttaaaagaagAATGAAAGCCTCTGGGAAACAGAAGTGCTTGCCTATCAAGGATATAGGAATGTGAATATAGGATGCTTAAGTTTGATTGTGGTGTAAATGAAGATAGTAAGTCTTAGATCAGGTGATTTAAGTGGAGGAAGatgttatgcagtaaatgacgCAAGCTTACTCAGAGAAGAAAATTTACTTGGCCTTCTTTCAGCGTGTAAATCTCAATATGTTTAAAATATATTGAGTTTTCTTGGCTGATTTTGTGTCACCAGCCGGTCTCTATTGCGTGGATGGAAGTTTAAGAGATCTATCACCAGAGGAATAGAAAATTCACGTAATGATAGACAATGATTCAGAaccggagaaaaaaaaatcattaattcTGTCTTGCTTCCGGTTTGGAAACCACGTCCCACAACCCTATCGAAGTTGCATAAATTCAGTTGTTCTTTTCTGTATAAAACAATGTCATTGTGCCGCAGGAAAGAGCCTTCAAAAGCTAATCAGGGCAAGGATGAATGAAAAAGGGTGAATGAGTGGTTGTTGGGATGAATGGAAGGACAAACAGGCGGATCGAAGGATGGATAGAGgaattaatgaatgaatgaacaaataaatgatTGATGATTACATATGACTATAACGATCACAACTAAACACAAATTGTTAGTCTTGCCTCTTCGCTCACGCATAGTGAACCTGCAGTCTAGCTCGCAGCCAGGAAACAGAATGTCGCTCTGCAAATGCCTTCGAGATTTAAGTACGAGCCATCCACGACAGCGTGCTCGTGTCAAATTATCTTCGAAATAAATCTCCTCCAGTACATTTTTAACGTCACTGAAAGGGATTGGTATATCTTCCAGCCTTTTCTTTACGCTACTCTTTGCCACCCACACCTGTCACATTAATAAAGAGGAAAAAGCACAGTATGTAATGGGGTGTAAATTTATGATTCAATTTTTGGCCCACCTATTGTTTGGGAGAGAGAAAACCGACGTGGAAACAGAGAGAAACTGGGTTTTGTCTGTCCttctatcaactcagttgataatactaaattaccctattgaCTCTATTGATTGTGAAGTTTGGACGGCTATCACATACTTTTGGATATTGAGTATTAATCTACGCTTTCCCACCGTAAACTATACCagatattaaaaaacaaaaaaaaaaaacaagaaagaatgCAGTGCCTCTGAGAAATTCAGTTAACGTGCTGGTGACCTTGAAAAATCCGTCAATTACTTCGTGTTCAAATGAATTTCTCCCTTCGCACAAGCATGATCAGTGTGGAAAGTCTTCATGCGCTTAGTCAATAAATGGGCCATCTAGGGACAAGCCGTCAAAGGGCAAAGCAAATTAATTAAGTTTGGTGTAAAAATATAACACAAGAACTTAGGAGTTCTGTTACGCATTACACACTTTCGTTGTCTGCATAGGAAGAAAAGAGTCAAAAGATCTCTTTAACTTACCTTACACCTAAGTTTATGAAAGCAGGGTGTCAGATATGTCAGGTCATATCTGGAGATATATTCGTCGTCTTCAGTGATCTCTATGTAGCCATTTCTTTTAAAGATATCCTCTGGAATATCATCTCGCTGAGTAAAAGAAACTTTCCAAAAACTTTCCCCTTCATCGGGCTTTTGAAACTTTTCTGTTATCTCCTCGATTCCCCACGTTTGTTGGAGAACGTCTTCTACGATATCAAAAAGGACATTTACATCATGAATATGTTGGTAAATAAACCACTTTGTAAGTCTCGCGAGGTGTGACAAGTCAGCCAGGTCTGTGTTATCAGTAAGGAAATGCAAAGTGCATAcgggaaacaaaaaaagagagaacatcACAGAGAACGCGAAGGAGAAACGGCGAGAAGTACGACAAAGAAGAGACAacgtaagagaaaaaaacaacctTTAAACAGGATGGACTTTTGATACTAGGACCTATATTCatcaatgaaagagaaaaatgaacacTACCTTCACCAGGTGCTCGAATAAAGGAGGTTCCTAAATGGCACCACATGTCGACCTTTGGACTCTCAGCTGTCTCCAcgttatttttaatcttccttagAGACATCAAAACTTCATCCCGAAGATTTGATTGATACACGATGTCGTTCCCGTTATTGTAGGAATCCTGTCCAGATATGAATTTGCGTTTGGAGTAAAGAGTGTAAATTCGCGACAAAATCATGAAATTGATTTAGCGTACGAtttttgaaatttgtcaaaGGGGCGGAAAAAGAAACCTGGGATGACGATTGAGTGTTGATAGCACGGATCTCATGGTTTGAAATTCGCAGTCTGTATAAGCATGGAATGAAAAACGCCGAGCATAAATCACAGAAAAGGTCAGCTATCACAGTATTCCTCCGTCCATTTCTAGTTATAGAATAAAATATGTTCAATACGGGTTGACCAATACGTGCACAGGTCCCTGCGGAATTTTGACATGAAACATACCTCCCTTTTAAAGTGCTCAGCTGGCTTCAGTCGATAATAGGTGTAATCCTCTTCTGGTGTCTCCTCAAGCTTGAGTTTACAGTTCACAGGCAGATGACTGCCATCGACATAGGAGCAAACTTTGTAAAattcgttttcaaaatcctttATTCTTGCTCCAGCCTGAAGGTTTAAAGGCATCGTTACCAGTGCtcagaaaaaggtaaaatgcAATGATAAAGTAGTTTTCTAACCATCATATCGCAAGCACAGTTATTGAAACCCGACACGAGTGTTCAGCTTGTGATAACTTAATtagtttacaattaaaatgaag
The sequence above is a segment of the Pocillopora verrucosa isolate sample1 chromosome 13, ASM3666991v2, whole genome shotgun sequence genome. Coding sequences within it:
- the LOC131784204 gene encoding uncharacterized protein gives rise to the protein MDASLVTFVPVPVALKGHVIGKQRVVLNEMIEISSTTIDPGSRDQPGFTIIGNEEGIEMAKQLISEKLEELKDNWDELVEIPDKHKGRVIGKWRAKLRELETQTGVKLIVKEREVYIVRGTEQQRRQVKISIGLIVAGARIKDFENEFYKVCSYVDGSHLPVNCKLKLEETPEEDYTYYRLKPAEHFKREDSYNNGNDIVYQSNLRDEVLMSLRKIKNNVETAESPKVDMWCHLGTSFIRAPGEEDVLQQTWGIEEITEKFQKPDEGESFWKVSFTQRDDIPEDIFKRNGYIEITEDDEYISRYDLTYLTPCFHKLRCKVWVAKSSVKKRLEDIPIPFSDVKNVLEEIYFEDNLTRARCRGWLVLKSRRHLQSDILFPGCELDCRFTMRERRDYAVERGDVPKIEVRRTLSTYLSRLTWTDEDAFGLRLPDHNFPEGFHLLHKRCCKRKMYSTRPGFSAIISQENSWWTDPSGNETNRESTDLHLHSEECDKLLSSSDWQPEIIVQKLPAFLEFVKEIQGYVVREMKETGSTRTVPPEILARGPSALKAYYDALDEGKICDRRVPLMLVGQDRSGKTSLKKSLKGMCFDPEEESTVGIDLDRYHFQVTTEMWTTGKKNEEGDVDEEAISFEENVAQLAANTLKKIQTVSEFRREHIADEGDYDLEETDDLLEAIPSDKTVGPEEIESTEARLSTEHSTGEILKAIGEAPDQKPEENLLYLTPEQESEFQEIASRIERKLKLEEKEDEDIYSILWDFAGQSVYYVTHPLFLTARAIYFLVYDLSQNPDEKAKPLVKQGVYKKSQDSFNLKTNLDYLDFWMNSLASLAFQHPSHGQDLEPGSDVLPQQLPVVFLVCTHADKPYHGRDPFEIANEVYGTLKERPFGTHLFDVYCVDNTKSGSESECQEVKRLRQDVLSVSKELPHVKEVIPVKWLKYEKTLECMKKEGQKWISLAKAKCVASDQCEIESKDEFKTLLNFLHDLRILIHFDDTAELKDMVVLDTQWLIDVFKKVITVKPYHWKEKPFVDLWCRLEKEGILEEKLLEHVWKPLILHKEPSESLIAIMERFSLLCSWPLPDVSGNKQYLVPSMLKSHPPEAVMNLVSTAHMPSLVLKFESGKVPSGLFPRLVLQFFLWGKEMFWSSAKPKMYHSFVRFFLSKDAGDSVILLCHSCYIEVVYHRGSVDDGLGNALRYQRSMDICYKEHELTCARVICRQFGLILECMRNQFCWLNSMRYTMGIICPVCREQSANDYCDKHQSLDCKEEDCLHFWSQSDLFASKGEVFCDKSVCAHNSRFSPERWAPWFPPQDDQVSCSNYCENILSLDTGYKDGTLSVPVEILDSLLSPSNDCKDVVQQLKDKFNLDQVVLRDPDPDKMKLTRYLAKKANIEGRYDVIKELRSLVPAGITAPLLSERLPIQQIPISQLSKLTVALSVSDKWKLFAEKLGLTPDEIRFLDQRTLNPVDAALNYIAKRRPLTVGDLYDLLNDCELPVIADKL